AAAGAATGTCATGACCGAGTTTGCCGGGGCTTGCCGACGCCCCTATCATGGCTATGCTCCGTGGCTTGAACAGTGGGCGCAGAGTGCTTTCGTGTCGCATTCCCCCTCCTTCTGTTTACCTAACGGGTGATGTAAAAGGAGATTGAAGTATAGGGTAGTGGCATCGCGATGTCAACGTGCGCCGCCGCCCGGCTGTGGCGGGCCCGTGGTTTCTGTGTTACTATTGTGATCATCCAGCGGATCCCTTTGCCGGGTCTTTCCGCTGAGGCGTTGATGATCCAGGGAGCCGGTGGCCCATGACAGCAGTCCTTATCGTGGCCGGATTGATCGCGGCCGTTCTGGCCGTTGCGGGAAGCGTTATCCCCGTTATTCCGGGTCCGTCGCTGAGTTTCGCCGCACTGCTCCTGCTGTCCTTCGCGAGGAACTGGGAACCCTTCAGCACGGAATTTCTGATTGCTGCAGGCGTCCTGGCCCTTCTTATCATTGTCATGGATTACATTCTTCCCATTGAGGGGGCTCGACGCTATGGGGCGTCAAAATTCGGTGTGGCCGGAGCACTTGTTGGGATCGTGGCGGGATTCCTGATCATGCCTCCGGTGGGTATATTCATCGGTGCCCTGCTGGGAGCCGTGACGGGAGAGCTGGTGACGAAAAAGAGCGGCCACGAAGCTCTTCGCGCCGGCCTGGGGGTGTTTATAGGTTTCATGGTGGGGACGGTCATACGGGTAGCCTTTACGCTGGCCGTACTGTTTTTCTACATAGCGGCGCTGTTCTGAAACAGTCCGCCTTATCCCGGTTCTGCCGAAACATTGCACCCGCC
The genomic region above belongs to Syntrophales bacterium and contains:
- a CDS encoding DUF456 domain-containing protein, encoding MTAVLIVAGLIAAVLAVAGSVIPVIPGPSLSFAALLLLSFARNWEPFSTEFLIAAGVLALLIIVMDYILPIEGARRYGASKFGVAGALVGIVAGFLIMPPVGIFIGALLGAVTGELVTKKSGHEALRAGLGVFIGFMVGTVIRVAFTLAVLFFYIAALF